A portion of the Pseudomonas koreensis genome contains these proteins:
- a CDS encoding xanthine dehydrogenase family protein molybdopterin-binding subunit, whose protein sequence is MSRVPNDFALSNLSRRGFLKGVGATSALVLAASWGWQDALADDAAKKFGADGMPNGWIDDPKVYVSIAADGSVTVVCNRSEMGQGVRTSLSMVVADELEADWAQVKVQQAPGDEVRFGNQDTDGSRSMRHWYEPMRRCGAAARTMLEQAAAAQWKVPVGECHAQLHKVIHKPSGRELGYGELAAAASALAVPARDSLRLKQPSEFRYIGKEGTKAIDGADIVNGRAVYGADVHFDGMLYATIARPAVYGGKVKSLDDSAALKVPGVLKVIQIEGRPLPSEFQPLGGVAVVASNTWAAIKGREALKIEWDDGPNASYDSIAYRKELEAASLKAGKVVRNTGDIDKALSSAASTLEASYYLPHLAQAPMEPMVAIARFKDGVCEAWAPSQAPQVTRERIAERLGVPFEKVTFNVTLLGGGFGRKSKPDFVVEAAILAKEFPGKAVRVQWTREDDIHNSYFHTVSAEYLKAGIDKNGMPSGWLHRTVAPSITALFAPDMNHEAAFELGMGFTNMAYAIPNVRLENPEAKVHTRVGWYRSVSNIPHGFAIQSFVDELAHKAGEDPLKYQIKLLGPDRQIDPRTLSEEWNYGESPERYPIDTGRMRTVLETAAKAAGWGRKLPKGRGLGLAVHYSFVTYVAAVIEVEVKDDGSLIVHKADIAVDCGPQINPERIRSQFEGACVMGLGNAVLGEISFKDGKVQQDNFHMYEVARMSLAPKEVAVHLVTPPGDVPLGGVGEPGVPPIAPALCNAIFAATGKRIRNLPVRYQLQGWQKAEA, encoded by the coding sequence ATGAGCCGCGTCCCGAATGATTTCGCCCTGAGCAACCTCAGCCGCCGTGGCTTTCTCAAAGGCGTCGGCGCCACCAGCGCGCTGGTTCTCGCCGCGAGCTGGGGCTGGCAGGATGCGCTGGCCGATGACGCGGCGAAGAAGTTCGGCGCCGACGGCATGCCCAATGGCTGGATCGACGACCCCAAGGTCTACGTGAGCATCGCCGCGGATGGCAGCGTCACCGTGGTGTGCAACCGTTCGGAAATGGGCCAGGGTGTGCGCACCAGCCTGAGCATGGTGGTTGCCGATGAACTGGAGGCCGATTGGGCGCAGGTCAAAGTGCAGCAGGCGCCGGGTGACGAAGTGCGCTTCGGCAACCAGGACACCGACGGTTCGCGCAGCATGCGGCACTGGTACGAACCGATGCGTCGTTGTGGCGCGGCCGCGCGGACCATGCTCGAGCAGGCTGCCGCTGCGCAATGGAAAGTGCCGGTCGGCGAATGCCATGCGCAGTTGCACAAGGTCATTCACAAACCGTCCGGCCGCGAGCTGGGGTATGGCGAGCTTGCCGCTGCGGCCAGTGCGTTGGCAGTACCGGCGCGTGACAGCCTGCGTCTCAAGCAGCCGTCGGAATTTCGCTACATCGGTAAGGAAGGCACCAAGGCCATCGACGGTGCCGATATCGTCAATGGCCGCGCGGTGTACGGCGCCGACGTGCATTTCGACGGCATGCTCTACGCCACCATCGCTCGCCCGGCGGTGTATGGCGGCAAGGTCAAAAGCCTCGATGACAGCGCCGCACTGAAAGTCCCCGGCGTGCTAAAAGTCATTCAGATCGAAGGCCGGCCATTGCCGTCGGAGTTTCAGCCGCTGGGCGGCGTCGCAGTCGTCGCCAGCAATACATGGGCGGCGATCAAGGGCCGCGAGGCGCTGAAGATCGAGTGGGACGACGGCCCTAACGCCAGTTACGACTCGATTGCCTATCGTAAGGAACTCGAAGCCGCGTCGCTGAAAGCCGGCAAAGTGGTGCGCAACACTGGCGACATCGACAAGGCTTTGAGCAGCGCTGCCAGCACCCTCGAAGCTTCGTATTACCTGCCGCATCTGGCGCAGGCGCCGATGGAACCGATGGTCGCCATTGCGCGGTTCAAGGACGGCGTGTGCGAGGCCTGGGCGCCGAGCCAGGCACCGCAGGTCACCCGTGAGCGCATCGCCGAGCGCCTGGGTGTACCGTTCGAAAAGGTCACTTTCAACGTGACGCTGCTGGGCGGTGGGTTCGGGCGCAAGTCGAAACCGGACTTCGTCGTCGAAGCGGCGATTCTCGCCAAGGAATTTCCGGGCAAGGCTGTACGGGTGCAGTGGACGCGTGAAGACGACATCCACAACTCGTATTTTCACACCGTCTCGGCGGAGTACCTGAAGGCCGGCATCGACAAGAACGGCATGCCGTCCGGTTGGCTGCATCGCACCGTGGCGCCAAGCATCACTGCACTGTTTGCCCCGGACATGAACCATGAAGCGGCGTTCGAGCTGGGCATGGGCTTTACCAACATGGCCTACGCGATTCCCAACGTGCGCCTGGAAAACCCCGAAGCCAAAGTGCACACGCGGGTCGGCTGGTACCGCTCGGTATCGAACATTCCCCATGGCTTTGCGATTCAGAGTTTCGTTGATGAACTGGCGCACAAGGCCGGTGAAGATCCGCTCAAGTACCAGATCAAACTGCTCGGCCCGGATCGGCAGATCGATCCACGCACCTTGAGCGAAGAGTGGAACTACGGCGAATCGCCCGAGCGTTATCCGATCGACACCGGGCGCATGCGCACGGTGTTGGAAACAGCCGCCAAGGCTGCCGGTTGGGGACGCAAACTGCCCAAGGGCCGCGGCCTCGGTCTGGCGGTGCATTACAGCTTCGTCACCTACGTGGCGGCGGTGATCGAAGTCGAGGTCAAGGACGACGGTTCGCTGATCGTGCACAAGGCCGACATCGCTGTGGACTGCGGGCCGCAGATCAACCCCGAGCGTATCCGTTCGCAGTTCGAAGGCGCGTGCGTCATGGGCCTGGGCAATGCCGTGCTCGGTGAAATCAGCTTCAAGGACGGCAAGGTGCAGCAGGACAACTTCCATATGTACGAAGTCGCGCGCATGTCGCTGGCGCCGAAGGAAGTCGCCGTGCATCTGGTCACGCCGCCGGGTGATGTGCCGTTGGGTGGCGTTGGTGAGCCGGGTGTGCCGCCGATCGCTCCGGCGCTGTGCAATGCGATCTTCGCCGCGACCGGCAAGCGTATCCGCAATCTGCCAGTGCGTTATCAGTTGCAAGGCTGGCAGAAGGCGGAGGCGTAA
- a CDS encoding (2Fe-2S)-binding protein, giving the protein MITLKLNGQDHSLDVTEDMPLLWAIRDVAGYNGTKFGCGMGLCGACTIHIDGLPARSCITPISSVIGQNVTTIDNLHADPVGKVVQQAWLDSAVAQCGYCQGGQIMSATALLKTNPNPSDEQIEEAMVGNICRCGTYNRIKTAIRQASTHLKEVKA; this is encoded by the coding sequence ATGATTACCCTGAAACTCAACGGTCAAGACCACTCCCTCGATGTCACCGAAGACATGCCGCTGTTGTGGGCGATTCGTGACGTCGCCGGTTACAACGGCACCAAGTTCGGTTGCGGCATGGGCCTGTGCGGCGCTTGCACCATCCACATCGACGGCTTGCCCGCGCGTAGTTGCATCACCCCGATCAGCTCGGTGATCGGCCAGAACGTCACCACCATCGACAATCTCCACGCCGATCCGGTGGGCAAGGTCGTTCAGCAAGCCTGGCTCGACAGCGCCGTGGCCCAATGCGGTTATTGCCAGGGCGGGCAGATCATGTCGGCCACCGCTCTGCTGAAAACCAACCCCAACCCGAGCGACGAGCAGATCGAAGAGGCCATGGTCGGCAACATCTGCCGCTGCGGCACCTACAACCGGATCAAAACCGCGATCCGCCAGGCCTCCACTCACCTGAAGGAGGTGAAGGCATGA
- the murB gene encoding UDP-N-acetylmuramate dehydrogenase — MSLQVQPQVSLKAFNTFGVDVRAQLFAEAHSDDDVREALAYAACHDVPLLVIGGGSNLLLTADIPALVLRMATRGIRLLSDDGSHVVVEAEAGEPWHPFVQHTLAQGLAGLENLSLIPGTVGAAPMQNIGAYGVEIKDVFAGLTALDRESGELRDFSLEECNFGYRDSLFKQQPGRWLILRVRFKLDRAAHLHLEYGPVRQRLSEQGIEQPTPADVSRAICSIRSEKLPDPAVLGNAGSFFKNPLVPAAVVTQIKTQHPDLVAYPQADGQMKLAAGWLIERAGWKGFRDGDAGVHKLQALVLVNYGTATGLQLLDLAQRIQKDIAERFQVELEMEPNRY; from the coding sequence ATGAGTTTGCAGGTCCAACCGCAGGTATCACTAAAAGCCTTCAACACCTTTGGCGTCGATGTGCGTGCGCAACTGTTTGCCGAAGCCCACAGCGACGACGACGTCCGCGAAGCGCTGGCCTATGCCGCGTGCCATGACGTGCCGTTACTGGTGATCGGCGGCGGCAGCAATTTGCTGCTGACGGCGGATATTCCGGCGTTGGTGTTGCGCATGGCCACTCGCGGCATTCGTCTGCTCAGCGACGATGGCAGTCACGTGGTTGTCGAGGCGGAAGCGGGCGAGCCATGGCACCCGTTCGTCCAGCACACGCTGGCCCAGGGTCTGGCCGGGCTGGAAAACCTCAGCCTGATTCCCGGCACCGTCGGCGCCGCGCCGATGCAGAACATCGGTGCCTATGGCGTCGAGATCAAAGACGTGTTTGCCGGCCTGACCGCGCTGGACCGCGAAAGCGGCGAGCTGCGTGATTTCAGCCTGGAAGAATGCAACTTCGGCTACCGCGACAGCCTGTTCAAGCAGCAGCCGGGACGTTGGTTGATCCTGCGGGTGCGCTTCAAGCTCGATCGCGCCGCCCATCTGCATCTGGAATATGGCCCGGTGCGTCAGCGCCTGAGCGAGCAGGGCATCGAGCAACCGACGCCCGCTGACGTCAGCCGCGCAATCTGCAGCATCCGCAGCGAAAAACTCCCGGACCCGGCGGTGCTCGGCAACGCCGGCAGCTTCTTCAAGAATCCGCTGGTGCCCGCCGCGGTGGTCACGCAGATCAAAACGCAGCACCCGGATCTGGTGGCTTACCCGCAAGCGGACGGGCAGATGAAACTGGCCGCTGGCTGGCTGATCGAGCGCGCCGGCTGGAAGGGTTTCCGCGACGGCGATGCTGGCGTGCACAAGTTGCAGGCGCTGGTGCTGGTCAACTACGGCACGGCCACCGGCCTGCAACTGCTCGACCTGGCGCAACGTATCCAGAAAGACATCGCCGAGCGCTTTCAGGTTGAACTGGAAATGGAGCCCAACAGGTATTGA
- a CDS encoding low molecular weight protein-tyrosine-phosphatase produces MRVLFVCLGNICRSPTAEGVLRHKLREAGLADVVEVASAGTGDWHVGNPPDKRSQAAAKLRGYDLSTQRAQQVSRADFASYDLILAMDNSNLRNLKALQPSTGKAELDLFLRRYAGLVDEVPDPYYDGDQGFEQVLDLIEAACDQLLIEVKGRL; encoded by the coding sequence ATGCGCGTTCTGTTTGTGTGCCTGGGCAACATCTGCCGTTCGCCCACCGCCGAAGGCGTGTTGCGCCACAAGTTGCGCGAAGCCGGATTGGCGGACGTGGTCGAGGTGGCCTCCGCTGGCACCGGTGACTGGCACGTCGGCAACCCGCCGGACAAGCGCAGCCAGGCCGCGGCGAAACTGCGCGGTTATGACCTGTCGACGCAACGCGCGCAGCAGGTCAGCCGGGCCGATTTCGCCAGCTACGACCTGATTCTCGCCATGGACAACAGCAACCTGCGCAACCTCAAGGCCTTGCAGCCGTCCACCGGCAAGGCCGAGCTGGACCTGTTCCTGCGCCGGTATGCCGGGCTGGTCGATGAAGTGCCGGATCCGTATTACGACGGCGATCAGGGTTTCGAGCAGGTGCTCGATCTGATCGAAGCGGCCTGCGATCAACTGCTGATCGAAGTGAAGGGGCGCTTATGA
- the kdsB gene encoding 3-deoxy-manno-octulosonate cytidylyltransferase yields the protein MTTAFTVVIPSRFASTRLPGKPLLDIAGKPMIQHVWEQASKSSATRVVVATDDARIVEACNSFGAEVVLTREDHNSGTDRLAEVAAKLGLAPDAIVVNVQGDEPLIPPSVIDQVAANLAAHTEARMATLAEPIEDVETLFNPNVVKVSSDINGLALTFSRATLPWARDAFAKSREQLPEGVPYRRHIGIYAYRAGFLHDFVSWGPCWLENTESLEQLRALWHGVRIHVADALIAPPTGVDTVEDLERVRRLLGA from the coding sequence ATGACCACAGCCTTCACCGTTGTCATCCCGTCGCGTTTCGCCTCGACCCGTCTGCCGGGCAAGCCGTTGCTGGATATCGCCGGCAAGCCGATGATCCAGCATGTCTGGGAACAGGCGAGCAAAAGCAGCGCCACCCGCGTCGTGGTGGCTACCGATGACGCGCGCATTGTCGAGGCGTGCAACAGCTTTGGCGCCGAAGTGGTGCTGACCCGTGAAGATCACAATTCCGGCACCGATCGTCTGGCTGAAGTCGCGGCGAAACTCGGCCTTGCGCCTGATGCGATCGTGGTCAATGTTCAGGGCGATGAGCCGCTAATTCCGCCAAGCGTGATCGATCAGGTCGCCGCGAACCTTGCTGCCCATACCGAAGCGCGCATGGCCACGCTGGCCGAGCCGATCGAAGATGTGGAAACCCTGTTCAACCCCAACGTTGTGAAGGTTTCCAGCGACATCAACGGTCTGGCCCTGACGTTCAGTCGTGCAACCTTGCCGTGGGCTCGCGATGCGTTCGCCAAGAGCCGTGAGCAACTGCCGGAAGGCGTGCCCTATCGCCGCCACATCGGTATTTATGCCTACCGTGCCGGGTTCCTCCACGACTTCGTGAGCTGGGGCCCATGCTGGCTGGAAAACACCGAATCCCTCGAGCAACTGCGTGCCTTGTGGCACGGCGTGCGCATTCACGTCGCCGACGCGCTGATCGCACCGCCGACCGGCGTCGACACCGTCGAAGACCTTGAGCGGGTTCGTCGCCTGCTGGGGGCCTGA
- a CDS encoding Trm112 family protein, whose protein sequence is MDTKLLDILACPVCKGPLKLSADKTELISKGAGLAYPIRDGIPVMLESEARTLTTDERLDK, encoded by the coding sequence ATGGACACCAAACTGCTCGACATCCTTGCTTGCCCCGTGTGCAAAGGCCCGCTCAAGCTCAGCGCCGACAAGACCGAACTGATCAGCAAGGGCGCCGGCCTGGCGTACCCGATCCGCGACGGCATCCCGGTAATGCTGGAAAGCGAAGCGCGCACCCTGACCACCGACGAGCGCCTGGATAAATGA
- the lpxK gene encoding tetraacyldisaccharide 4'-kinase: protein MSLSDRLLTAWYQGHPALTLLRPLEMLYRRVVIKKRQRFLDGEGEIYQSPVPLIVVGNITVGGTGKTPMILWLIEHCRRRGLRVGVVSRGYGAKPPHLPWRVEAEHSAEVAGDEPLLIVQRTGVPLMIDADRSAAVKALIASEPLDLILSDDGMQHYRLARDLELVLIDAARGLGNQHCLPAGPLREPVERLQSVDGVLFNGALADRDDGFAFRLQPTALVNLHSGERQSLEHFPPGQALHAVAGIGNPQRFFNTLEALDWRPVPHAFADHAEYSVQALNFTPSLPLVMTEKDAVKCRAFAADDWWYLAVDALPSSAFVAWFDTQLMRLLPDRLLP from the coding sequence ATGAGCCTGTCCGATCGCCTGCTCACCGCGTGGTATCAGGGGCACCCGGCCCTGACGCTGCTGCGGCCACTGGAAATGTTGTATCGCCGTGTGGTGATCAAAAAACGTCAGCGCTTTCTCGACGGCGAAGGTGAAATCTATCAATCGCCGGTGCCGTTGATTGTGGTCGGCAATATCACCGTCGGCGGCACCGGCAAGACACCGATGATTCTCTGGCTGATCGAGCATTGCCGGCGCCGTGGACTGCGTGTCGGTGTGGTCAGTCGCGGCTATGGCGCCAAGCCGCCGCACCTGCCATGGCGCGTTGAGGCCGAGCACAGCGCCGAGGTTGCCGGTGACGAGCCGCTGCTGATTGTCCAGCGCACCGGCGTGCCACTGATGATCGACGCTGATCGCAGCGCTGCCGTCAAAGCCTTGATCGCCAGTGAGCCATTGGACCTGATCCTGTCCGACGATGGCATGCAGCATTACCGCCTCGCGCGGGATCTGGAACTGGTACTGATCGATGCGGCTCGTGGCCTGGGCAATCAGCATTGTCTGCCGGCCGGACCGTTGCGTGAGCCGGTCGAGCGCCTGCAAAGTGTCGACGGCGTGCTGTTCAACGGGGCCTTGGCTGATCGCGACGACGGTTTTGCCTTCCGCCTGCAACCCACGGCGCTGGTCAATCTGCACAGCGGCGAACGGCAGTCGCTCGAGCATTTTCCGCCCGGCCAGGCGCTGCACGCGGTAGCCGGGATCGGCAATCCGCAACGTTTCTTCAATACCCTCGAAGCGCTAGACTGGCGGCCAGTTCCGCATGCGTTTGCCGACCACGCCGAGTACAGCGTGCAGGCCCTGAATTTCACCCCGTCATTGCCCTTGGTAATGACCGAAAAGGACGCGGTGAAGTGCCGTGCCTTTGCTGCTGACGACTGGTGGTATCTGGCGGTCGATGCGCTGCCGTCGTCGGCCTTCGTGGCCTGGTTCGACACGCAGCTGATGCGCCTGTTGCCGGATCGTCTGTTGCCTTAA
- a CDS encoding ExbD/TolR family protein, with protein MKFRRKPRETIDINLASLIDVVFILLLFFVVTTTFTRETQLRVDLPEAVSGSPAEDQQVKQLDVAISAEGVFSVNNRILPKNDLPTLMEAMQKESNGDTSMPLSISADGKAQHQSVITAMDAAGKLGFSHLRMTTVEAAPKS; from the coding sequence GTGAAATTCCGTCGCAAGCCTCGGGAAACCATCGATATCAACCTCGCGTCGCTGATCGACGTGGTGTTCATTCTGCTGCTGTTTTTCGTGGTCACTACCACCTTCACCCGTGAAACCCAGCTGCGCGTCGACTTGCCGGAAGCGGTCAGCGGTTCGCCCGCTGAAGATCAGCAGGTCAAACAACTGGACGTCGCGATCAGTGCCGAAGGCGTGTTTTCGGTGAATAACAGGATTCTGCCGAAGAATGATCTGCCGACACTGATGGAAGCCATGCAGAAAGAATCCAACGGTGATACCAGCATGCCGTTGTCGATCAGTGCCGATGGCAAGGCCCAGCATCAATCGGTGATCACCGCCATGGACGCGGCCGGCAAACTCGGTTTCAGCCATCTGCGCATGACCACGGTCGAGGCGGCGCCGAAATCCTGA
- a CDS encoding MotA/TolQ/ExbB proton channel family protein, giving the protein MWELVKSGGWMMLPIILSSIAAMAIVAERLWTLRASRVTPEHLLGQVWVWIKDKQLNKEKLKELRANSPLGEILAAGLANSKHGREIMKECIEEAAARVIHELERYVNALGTIAAMSPLLGLLGTVLGMIDIFSAFTGSGMTTNASVLAGGISKALITTAAGLMVGIPAVFFHRFLQRRIDELVVGMEQEAIKLVEVVQGDRDVDLAEGRA; this is encoded by the coding sequence GTGTGGGAATTGGTCAAATCCGGCGGCTGGATGATGTTGCCGATCATTCTGAGTTCCATCGCGGCCATGGCGATCGTCGCCGAGCGCCTGTGGACACTGCGCGCCAGTCGCGTCACCCCCGAGCATCTGCTGGGTCAGGTCTGGGTCTGGATCAAGGACAAGCAGCTCAACAAGGAAAAACTCAAGGAATTGCGCGCCAACTCGCCGCTGGGGGAAATCCTCGCCGCGGGCCTGGCCAACTCCAAGCATGGTCGCGAGATCATGAAGGAGTGCATCGAAGAGGCTGCTGCGCGGGTCATTCATGAACTCGAACGCTATGTCAACGCGTTGGGCACCATCGCCGCGATGTCGCCGTTGCTCGGTCTGCTCGGCACGGTGCTGGGCATGATCGACATTTTCAGTGCCTTCACCGGTTCCGGCATGACCACCAATGCATCGGTGCTGGCCGGCGGTATTTCCAAGGCGCTGATCACCACGGCGGCGGGCCTGATGGTCGGTATTCCGGCGGTGTTCTTCCACCGTTTTCTGCAGCGCCGTATCGACGAGCTGGTGGTCGGCATGGAGCAGGAAGCGATCAAACTGGTGGAAGTGGTGCAGGGCGACCGTGATGTCGATCTGGCCGAGGGCCGCGCGTGA
- a CDS encoding DNA internalization-related competence protein ComEC/Rec2, with product MRTGMMALAVGLLAPVFLPALPPVGCLVVLPVVALMLLPFRSYPLAFLLFGFTWACVGAQWALNDRLPPSLDGETRWLEGRVVGLPQHGDGVVRFELADAHSRHEKLPSLMRLAWYAGPPVNSGERWRLAVKLKRPSSLLNPDAFDYEAWLLAQRIGATGTIKDGQRLAEARQAWRDGVRQRLLAVDAQGREGALAALVLGDGSGLSREDWQVLQDTGTVHLLVISGQHIGLLAAVMYLLVAGLARFGIWPLRWPWLPWACGLAFAAALGYGLLAGFDVPVQRACVMVALVLLWRLRFRHLGAWWPLLLAFNGVLLFDPLASLRPGLWLSFAAVAVLIFTFGGRLGAWRWWQTWTRAQWLIAIGLCPVLLALSLPISVSGPVANLLAVPWVSLMVLPPALLGTLLLPVPYVGEGLLWLAGGLIDWLFTGLALIAGQWPAWIPAAIPLWALALGGLGALLLLLPRGVPLRPLGWPLMLLLVLPPRERIEEGRADVWQLDVGQGLAILVRTRHHALLYDAGPRFGEFDLGERVVLPALRKLNVQALDLMLLSHADADHAGGAGAVMRGLNVHRIVSGDPPNLPPELSAEACASGEQWQWDGVQFQLWQWSAADDSNQRSCVLQIEANGERLLLTGDIDIHAERVLLDSPLAVPTQWLQSPHHGSRSSSSMALLKTLQPEAVLISRGHGNSFGHPHPTVLARYRKQGLRIYDSAEQGAIHLQLGSFKPPWTMHQQRRFWREPPAPGR from the coding sequence ATGCGCACAGGGATGATGGCGCTGGCAGTCGGTCTGCTGGCCCCGGTTTTTTTGCCGGCGTTGCCGCCGGTCGGTTGCTTGGTGGTACTGCCGGTGGTGGCGCTGATGCTCTTGCCGTTTCGCAGCTATCCACTGGCATTTTTGCTGTTTGGTTTCACGTGGGCCTGCGTCGGCGCGCAGTGGGCGCTAAATGACCGCTTGCCACCGAGCCTCGACGGCGAAACCCGTTGGCTTGAAGGGCGCGTGGTCGGCTTGCCGCAGCACGGCGACGGCGTGGTGCGTTTCGAGCTGGCCGATGCACACTCACGGCACGAGAAACTGCCATCGCTGATGCGCCTGGCCTGGTACGCCGGGCCACCGGTCAATAGCGGCGAACGCTGGCGCCTGGCGGTGAAGTTGAAGCGCCCGAGTAGCTTGCTCAACCCGGACGCCTTCGATTACGAAGCCTGGCTGCTGGCACAACGCATCGGTGCAACCGGCACGATCAAGGATGGCCAGCGTCTGGCTGAAGCCCGACAGGCCTGGCGCGACGGTGTTCGTCAGCGCCTGTTGGCGGTAGATGCGCAGGGACGGGAGGGCGCGCTGGCGGCGCTGGTGCTCGGTGATGGCTCCGGGCTCAGTCGCGAGGACTGGCAGGTACTGCAAGACACCGGCACCGTGCATTTGCTGGTGATTTCCGGCCAGCACATCGGTTTGCTCGCCGCGGTGATGTATCTGCTGGTCGCCGGGTTGGCGCGTTTCGGAATCTGGCCGTTGCGCTGGCCATGGTTGCCTTGGGCATGCGGCCTGGCCTTCGCGGCGGCGCTGGGTTATGGCTTGCTTGCAGGTTTCGATGTGCCGGTGCAGCGCGCCTGCGTAATGGTGGCTCTGGTGCTGTTGTGGCGCCTGCGTTTTCGCCATCTCGGTGCGTGGTGGCCGTTATTGCTGGCGTTCAATGGCGTGCTGTTGTTTGATCCGTTGGCCAGTTTGCGTCCCGGTTTATGGCTGTCTTTCGCGGCGGTGGCGGTACTGATTTTCACCTTCGGTGGGCGGTTGGGCGCCTGGCGCTGGTGGCAGACCTGGACCCGCGCGCAGTGGCTGATCGCGATTGGTTTGTGTCCGGTGTTGCTGGCGCTCAGCCTGCCGATCAGCGTCAGTGGCCCCGTGGCGAATCTGTTGGCGGTGCCGTGGGTCAGTCTCATGGTGTTGCCGCCGGCATTGCTCGGCACGCTATTGCTGCCCGTCCCCTACGTTGGCGAAGGGTTGTTGTGGCTGGCCGGTGGTTTGATCGACTGGCTGTTTACCGGGCTGGCGCTGATTGCCGGGCAATGGCCGGCGTGGATACCTGCCGCCATTCCATTGTGGGCGCTGGCCCTGGGTGGCCTCGGCGCCTTGTTATTGCTGTTGCCCCGTGGTGTGCCGCTGCGTCCATTGGGCTGGCCGCTGATGTTGCTGTTGGTGTTGCCGCCCCGAGAGCGAATAGAAGAAGGGCGAGCCGATGTCTGGCAACTCGACGTCGGCCAGGGCCTGGCCATCCTTGTCCGTACTCGTCATCACGCGTTGCTCTATGACGCCGGGCCGCGTTTCGGCGAGTTCGATCTTGGCGAGCGGGTGGTGCTGCCAGCGCTGCGCAAACTCAATGTGCAAGCACTCGACCTGATGCTGCTCAGCCATGCCGACGCCGATCACGCTGGCGGCGCCGGGGCGGTGATGCGTGGATTGAACGTGCACCGAATCGTCAGTGGCGACCCGCCAAACCTGCCGCCGGAGTTGAGCGCCGAAGCCTGCGCAAGTGGCGAACAGTGGCAGTGGGATGGCGTGCAGTTCCAGCTCTGGCAATGGTCGGCGGCCGATGACAGCAACCAGCGCTCCTGTGTCTTGCAGATCGAAGCCAACGGCGAGCGCCTGCTGCTCACCGGCGACATCGACATTCATGCCGAGCGCGTTCTGCTCGACAGCCCACTGGCGGTGCCGACGCAATGGCTGCAATCGCCGCATCACGGCAGTCGCAGTTCATCATCGATGGCCCTGCTCAAAACCTTGCAGCCAGAAGCGGTGCTGATCTCCCGCGGCCACGGCAACTCCTTCGGTCACCCGCATCCGACCGTACTTGCGCGCTACCGCAAGCAAGGCCTGCGCATCTATGACAGCGCCGAACAGGGCGCCATCCATCTGCAACTGGGCAGCTTCAAGCCGCCGTGGACCATGCATCAACAGCGGCGCTTCTGGCGCGAGCCGCCGGCGCCCGGCCGTTGA
- a CDS encoding DUF2062 domain-containing protein, which yields MPRRLFKRYMPDPTSIREHKSLRFLGKLLHDPNLWHLNRHSVARAMAVGLFAAFLPIPAQMLVAAALAVMVRGNMPIAVSLVWLTNPITMPAVFFCTYQAGAFLMDVPARHLPDELTWEWISGELSTLWQPFLLGSVVVGLVLGILAYFLVMLYWRWWVARQWRRRKQSRQK from the coding sequence ATGCCCCGGCGCTTATTCAAACGTTACATGCCCGACCCGACGAGCATCAGGGAACACAAATCCTTACGCTTTCTCGGCAAGTTGCTGCATGACCCGAACCTCTGGCACCTCAACCGCCACTCGGTGGCCCGGGCGATGGCGGTCGGCCTGTTCGCGGCGTTCTTGCCGATCCCCGCGCAAATGCTGGTCGCGGCGGCGTTGGCGGTGATGGTGCGCGGCAACATGCCGATCGCGGTAAGTCTGGTCTGGCTGACCAACCCGATCACCATGCCGGCGGTGTTTTTCTGCACCTATCAGGCCGGGGCGTTCCTGATGGATGTGCCGGCGCGGCATCTGCCGGACGAGTTGACCTGGGAATGGATCAGCGGCGAATTGTCGACGTTGTGGCAACCGTTTCTGCTGGGCTCGGTGGTCGTCGGCCTGGTGCTGGGCATCCTCGCCTACTTCCTGGTGATGCTGTACTGGCGCTGGTGGGTGGCGCGGCAATGGCGGCGGCGCAAGCAAAGTCGGCAGAAATGA